One stretch of Streptomyces peucetius DNA includes these proteins:
- a CDS encoding ATP-binding protein has product MNEDIPQYGMRFTAGAHSARHVRRIVRCCLILWKLRELTDAVELAVTELLANVVRHVPGGRCGLLILRHPQGVRVEVSDGSADLPVPQQAGPRDESGRGLALLDAVVDKWGVDLGDGDAPGKTVWFEVARMAGPPDLTDHE; this is encoded by the coding sequence GTGAACGAAGACATTCCCCAGTACGGTATGCGCTTCACCGCAGGCGCCCACTCCGCGCGGCACGTCCGGCGGATCGTCCGCTGCTGTCTGATCCTCTGGAAACTGCGGGAGCTGACCGACGCCGTCGAGCTGGCGGTCACCGAGCTACTGGCCAACGTCGTGCGTCATGTACCGGGCGGGCGTTGCGGGTTGCTGATCCTGCGGCATCCGCAGGGCGTGCGCGTAGAGGTGTCGGACGGGTCCGCCGACCTGCCCGTACCGCAACAGGCGGGCCCCCGCGACGAGTCCGGGCGGGGGCTGGCCCTGCTGGACGCCGTCGTCGACAAGTGGGGCGTGGACCTCGGCGACGGCGACGCGCCGGGCAAGACGGTCTGGTTCGAGGTCGCCCGAATGGCGGGACCACCGGACCTGACGGACCATGAATGA
- a CDS encoding IS1182 family transposase, translating into MSMQPEEPGDVPAETVRVARAAFPKGSLAIRLRDELGVLFTDEQFAGLFPARGKPAVSPGRLALVSVLQFAEGLPDRQAALAVRARIDWKYALGLELTDAGFDYSVLCEFRARLVEAEAGQMVFDRVLDAARQAGVLKPPGRARTDSTHVLAAIRSLNRLEFVIETLRAALNAVAAAAPEWLTGHADPAWFDRYAARPEDYWLPSGRGRRTELAEQTGRDGMRLLTNVHAAHAPCWLRELPAVQILRRAWVQQYAVDMEGEVRWRDPKECPPGALRLVSPYDTEARASVKRDIKWDGFKVHLTETCDPDTVHLITNVLTSDATVPDIKATDTVHDSLADKDLLPGEHLLDAGYLDGPRIVTAQTRHDVTLTGPIAGNTTAQAAGPYGQDAFTVDWDNKTVTCPNGMTTSQWRDALSHRGTPVIRIQFSPKDCRSCPSRPQCINSTTRPHREITLRPRAEHEAIRQARAAEGTPEWRERYAARNGIEGTISHAVRVTGLRQCRYHGLAKTRLQHQLTATAINLARMDAWSTNRPRARTRTSHLTALRPAEHKLNGAN; encoded by the coding sequence ATGTCGATGCAGCCGGAGGAGCCGGGGGATGTTCCGGCGGAGACGGTGCGGGTGGCTCGGGCGGCATTCCCGAAGGGGAGTCTGGCGATCCGGCTCCGGGACGAGCTGGGGGTGCTGTTCACCGATGAGCAGTTCGCCGGTCTGTTCCCGGCCCGGGGGAAGCCCGCGGTGTCGCCGGGCCGGCTGGCGCTGGTGTCGGTGCTCCAGTTCGCCGAGGGCCTGCCCGACCGGCAGGCGGCCTTGGCGGTGCGGGCCCGGATCGATTGGAAGTACGCCCTGGGCCTGGAACTGACCGATGCGGGGTTCGACTACTCCGTGCTGTGCGAGTTCCGTGCCCGGCTGGTCGAGGCCGAGGCCGGGCAAATGGTCTTCGACCGGGTCCTGGACGCCGCCCGGCAGGCGGGTGTGCTGAAGCCGCCGGGGCGAGCGCGGACGGACTCCACGCATGTGCTGGCCGCGATCCGGTCGCTGAACCGGCTGGAGTTCGTCATCGAGACACTGCGGGCGGCGCTCAACGCGGTCGCGGCAGCCGCCCCTGAGTGGCTGACCGGCCATGCCGATCCGGCATGGTTCGACCGGTATGCCGCCCGGCCGGAGGACTACTGGCTGCCCTCGGGCCGCGGCAGGCGCACTGAGCTGGCGGAACAGACCGGCCGGGACGGAATGCGCCTGCTCACCAACGTGCACGCCGCTCACGCGCCCTGCTGGCTGCGCGAGCTGCCCGCCGTCCAGATTCTGCGTCGCGCGTGGGTGCAGCAGTACGCGGTCGACATGGAGGGCGAGGTGAGGTGGCGGGACCCAAAAGAGTGCCCGCCGGGCGCTTTGCGCCTGGTCAGTCCCTATGACACCGAGGCCCGCGCGAGCGTGAAGCGCGACATCAAATGGGACGGGTTCAAAGTCCATCTCACCGAGACCTGCGACCCGGACACTGTTCACCTGATCACGAACGTGCTGACCAGCGACGCCACCGTCCCCGACATCAAGGCCACCGACACCGTCCACGACAGTCTCGCCGACAAAGACCTGTTGCCCGGCGAACACCTGCTGGACGCGGGCTACCTCGACGGTCCCCGCATCGTCACCGCCCAGACCCGGCACGACGTCACCCTGACCGGCCCCATCGCAGGCAACACCACCGCCCAGGCCGCCGGACCCTACGGGCAGGATGCGTTCACCGTGGACTGGGACAACAAGACCGTGACCTGCCCGAACGGCATGACCACCAGCCAGTGGCGTGACGCGCTCTCGCACCGCGGCACCCCTGTCATCCGGATCCAGTTCTCACCCAAGGACTGCCGCTCCTGCCCCTCCCGGCCCCAGTGCATCAACTCAACCACCCGGCCCCACCGGGAGATCACGCTCCGGCCCCGCGCCGAACACGAAGCAATCCGGCAGGCCCGCGCCGCAGAGGGAACCCCCGAGTGGCGGGAACGCTACGCGGCCCGCAACGGCATCGAGGGCACCATCTCCCACGCCGTCCGAGTCACCGGCCTGCGCCAATGCCGCTACCACGGGCTCGCCAAGACCCGGCTCCAGCACCAACTCACCGCGACCGCGATCAACCTCGCACGCATGGACGCCTGGAGCACCAACAGGCCCCGAGCCCGAACCCGCACCTCCCACCTGACAGCACTTCGCCCCGCCGAGCACAAGCTCAACGGGGCGAATTAG
- a CDS encoding bifunctional glycosyltransferase 87/phosphatase PAP2 family protein: protein MANAEHNPRSGAAATATADARIGTARAALWLFAAVLAVRQTAAVLTLPPGERLIDLGTWTGEHGVLHVPGSLYDEGRFTGTPFTGLVLRPLANSAEQGLGVAWTFGTLLLVVLVGLVAARALPIPVSRRSTLLAAPVAISLLMLSLPVRNSFHLGQTSVIPVLLVLLGCLAVRGQRPAGLLLGIGAALQPTVLLFAPLLWFTGRRRAAVTSAGAFAALSALGWAAMPGDSWAYWVHHVAGAGLGESPDSLGNQSLHGALLRFGLHGAVEIAVYLLLASVVVFFGLRRAVRYAHDGQLLLAVAVTGCVAVAVSPTAWQHQLLWVLLAVVGRVGRRASDRMLWPVLVVLAITLPGRMLLPNITVLHPVRDNVLLVAALAAACAVPFLPLASPHFRRPVPTGHFAPVPARWGRVPLLPFWRRVLSRPNLLLELLVIRVGYSVYSHIRVAATGSVGAAEEHGRQIHSLEGALGIDIEHWVNQAVVKAEWAQAFFDFYYTSFHFVVPLAVLGVLYVRRPSDYRWARTSLAFATLLALLGFWLYPLAPPRLMPGMGFVDTVHGPQDLANPDYGAMTAVTNQYAAMPSLHFGWSLWCGLVVLLLAPKLWMKLVGLLHPLFTVCAIVATANHWVLDAVGGAAVVGAGFGLTHLLAGRRQLLVPAKSVPAARSHTDAPNKEVADTRT from the coding sequence GTGGCGAACGCGGAACACAACCCGCGAAGCGGTGCGGCGGCGACAGCGACGGCGGACGCGCGGATCGGCACGGCCAGGGCCGCGCTGTGGCTCTTCGCGGCGGTCCTCGCCGTACGGCAGACGGCAGCCGTGCTGACCCTGCCGCCGGGTGAGCGGCTCATCGACCTGGGGACGTGGACCGGGGAGCACGGCGTCCTGCACGTCCCCGGCTCCCTCTACGACGAGGGCAGGTTCACCGGCACCCCGTTCACCGGGCTCGTCCTCAGACCCCTCGCCAACTCCGCCGAGCAGGGTCTCGGCGTCGCGTGGACCTTCGGAACGCTGCTGCTCGTGGTGCTGGTCGGACTGGTCGCCGCCCGCGCGCTGCCGATCCCCGTGTCCCGTCGCAGCACCCTGCTGGCCGCGCCGGTGGCGATCAGCCTGCTGATGCTGTCGCTGCCCGTCCGCAACAGTTTCCACCTGGGTCAGACCAGCGTCATCCCGGTCCTGCTGGTCCTCCTCGGCTGCCTCGCCGTGCGCGGCCAGAGACCCGCGGGGCTGCTCCTCGGTATCGGCGCCGCCCTCCAGCCGACCGTGCTGCTGTTCGCGCCGCTGCTGTGGTTCACCGGCCGCCGCCGGGCCGCCGTCACCTCCGCCGGCGCCTTCGCCGCCCTGTCGGCGCTCGGCTGGGCGGCGATGCCCGGCGACTCGTGGGCGTACTGGGTGCACCACGTCGCGGGCGCCGGGCTCGGCGAGAGCCCCGACAGCCTCGGCAACCAGTCCCTGCACGGCGCGCTCCTGCGCTTCGGGCTGCACGGCGCCGTCGAGATCGCCGTCTATCTGCTCCTCGCCTCCGTCGTCGTCTTCTTCGGTCTGCGCCGTGCCGTCCGCTACGCCCACGACGGGCAGCTGCTGCTCGCGGTCGCCGTCACCGGCTGCGTCGCCGTCGCCGTCTCACCGACCGCCTGGCAGCACCAGCTCCTGTGGGTACTGCTCGCCGTCGTCGGCCGCGTCGGCAGACGCGCCTCCGACCGGATGCTGTGGCCGGTGCTCGTCGTCCTCGCGATCACGCTGCCGGGCAGGATGCTGCTGCCCAACATCACGGTCCTGCACCCGGTGCGGGACAACGTCCTCCTCGTCGCCGCCCTCGCGGCGGCCTGCGCGGTGCCCTTCCTGCCGCTCGCCTCACCGCACTTCCGCCGCCCCGTCCCGACCGGCCACTTCGCACCCGTGCCGGCCCGCTGGGGCCGCGTACCGCTGCTGCCGTTCTGGCGGCGCGTCCTCAGCCGCCCGAACCTGCTCCTGGAACTGCTGGTCATACGGGTCGGCTACTCCGTCTACTCCCACATCCGCGTCGCCGCGACCGGCAGCGTGGGCGCGGCGGAGGAACACGGCCGGCAGATCCACTCCCTCGAGGGCGCACTCGGCATCGACATCGAGCACTGGGTCAACCAGGCGGTGGTGAAGGCGGAGTGGGCACAGGCCTTCTTCGACTTCTACTACACGTCGTTCCACTTCGTGGTCCCGCTGGCCGTCCTCGGCGTCCTGTACGTGCGCCGGCCGTCCGACTACCGCTGGGCGCGCACGTCGCTCGCCTTCGCGACGCTGCTCGCGCTCCTCGGGTTCTGGCTCTATCCGCTGGCACCGCCGCGCCTGATGCCCGGCATGGGCTTCGTCGACACGGTCCACGGTCCGCAGGACCTCGCCAACCCCGACTACGGGGCGATGACGGCCGTCACCAACCAGTACGCGGCCATGCCGTCCCTGCACTTCGGCTGGTCGCTGTGGTGCGGACTGGTGGTGCTGCTGCTCGCGCCGAAGCTCTGGATGAAGCTGGTGGGGCTGCTGCACCCGCTGTTCACGGTCTGCGCGATCGTCGCCACCGCGAACCACTGGGTCCTCGACGCGGTGGGCGGCGCGGCGGTCGTCGGCGCGGGCTTCGGCCTCACCCACCTGCTGGCAGGGCGCAGGCAACTGCTCGTCCCGGCGAAGTCGGTGCCGGCGGCGAGGTCACACACGGACGCGCCGAACAAGGAAGTGGCGGACACCCGCACATGA
- a CDS encoding TMEM165/GDT1 family protein, whose product MISFTVMAITFGVLFLAELPDKTALAGLMLGTRYRASYVFAGVAAAFAVHVALAIAAGSVLTLLPHRLVQAVVGLLFLAGALMLLLKKDDDDEETIKAPADQSFWKVSGAGFMLILVAEFGDLTQIMTANLAARYDNPVSVGIGAVLALWAVAGIGIVGGRTLMKYVPLKLITRVGACLMLALAGFSLFEAIAG is encoded by the coding sequence GTGATCAGCTTCACCGTCATGGCGATCACCTTCGGCGTCTTGTTCCTCGCCGAACTGCCCGACAAGACCGCGCTCGCCGGTCTGATGCTGGGCACCCGCTACCGCGCCTCCTACGTCTTCGCCGGCGTCGCGGCCGCGTTCGCCGTCCATGTCGCGCTCGCCATCGCCGCGGGCAGCGTGCTGACCCTGCTGCCGCACCGCCTGGTGCAGGCCGTGGTGGGTCTCCTCTTCCTGGCGGGCGCACTGATGCTGCTGCTGAAGAAGGACGACGATGACGAGGAGACCATCAAGGCCCCGGCCGACCAGTCCTTCTGGAAGGTCTCCGGAGCGGGCTTCATGCTGATCCTCGTCGCGGAGTTCGGCGACCTCACCCAGATCATGACCGCCAATCTCGCCGCCCGTTACGACAACCCCGTCTCGGTCGGCATCGGCGCGGTACTGGCGCTCTGGGCGGTCGCGGGCATCGGAATCGTGGGCGGCCGCACGCTGATGAAGTACGTACCGCTGAAGCTGATCACCAGGGTCGGGGCGTGCCTGATGCTGGCGCTGGCGGGCTTCAGCCTCTTCGAGGCGATCGCCGGCTAG
- a CDS encoding peptidoglycan-binding protein — protein sequence MTGNRCPKCARPRNPDGSAGPGCDCSERAGAALRAEREAEIAAAEDFDPLRIRPYVTLESLQADPPPAAGAQGMGDGPAPGAPVTGAEGYAPTADGAPRPAQPAGAPDGYGAGPVAGHGPGAETVAPPPTAHPGGRGPHADAGTAAGAVSGSGTDARPAAGAAAGAHGHDRAGAGAVPGAGHPDGASRRADDDTAVLRVVGPGPMPEAVGDTTEPLDLYVAGSAAQPPPRRRRALAGIVVGAAAVAVVGTAAFAGGLFSGDDERDRALPPDTRSSAPSGSAEPDAPSESVSPSASASASPSASPSVSASPSTSASASATPTPTASPTTASAAPPPPSMPTSTARENGTVSESPRSRPDDVGTLRRGDSGPAVTELQLRLAQVGLFREEDADGRYDGDVEEAVRRFQWWKGQNNPDGVYDPPTRRALEAETREP from the coding sequence ATGACCGGAAACAGATGCCCGAAGTGCGCCAGACCGCGGAACCCGGACGGCAGCGCCGGGCCCGGCTGCGACTGCTCCGAGCGCGCGGGGGCGGCGCTCCGTGCGGAGCGGGAGGCGGAGATCGCGGCGGCGGAGGACTTCGACCCGCTGCGGATCAGGCCGTACGTGACACTGGAGAGCCTCCAGGCGGACCCGCCACCGGCCGCGGGGGCGCAGGGCATGGGGGACGGTCCGGCGCCGGGCGCGCCGGTCACGGGAGCGGAGGGATACGCGCCGACCGCCGACGGCGCGCCGCGTCCGGCGCAGCCGGCAGGCGCACCGGACGGGTACGGGGCGGGGCCCGTGGCGGGGCACGGGCCGGGCGCCGAGACGGTGGCGCCTCCGCCGACGGCGCATCCGGGCGGTCGGGGGCCGCATGCGGACGCCGGGACGGCGGCCGGCGCGGTGTCCGGGTCCGGCACGGACGCGAGGCCGGCGGCCGGGGCGGCGGCCGGCGCCCATGGGCACGACCGGGCCGGGGCGGGCGCCGTGCCCGGGGCCGGGCACCCGGACGGCGCGTCTCGGCGCGCCGATGACGACACCGCGGTGCTGCGGGTCGTCGGCCCGGGGCCGATGCCCGAGGCCGTGGGGGACACCACGGAGCCGCTGGACCTCTACGTCGCCGGCTCCGCCGCGCAGCCGCCTCCCCGGCGACGCCGCGCGCTCGCGGGGATCGTCGTCGGGGCGGCGGCCGTCGCCGTGGTGGGGACGGCGGCGTTCGCCGGCGGGCTGTTCTCCGGCGACGACGAACGGGACCGCGCCCTGCCGCCGGACACCCGCAGCAGCGCCCCGAGCGGCAGCGCCGAGCCGGACGCGCCGTCCGAGTCGGTCTCCCCCAGCGCGTCGGCGTCCGCGTCGCCCTCGGCGTCCCCGTCGGTTTCGGCGTCCCCGTCGACCTCCGCCTCGGCGAGCGCCACGCCGACGCCGACGGCTTCGCCCACGACGGCTTCCGCGGCCCCGCCGCCGCCCTCCATGCCGACGTCCACGGCGCGGGAGAACGGCACGGTGTCCGAGTCACCGAGGAGCAGGCCGGACGACGTGGGCACGCTGCGCCGGGGCGACAGCGGACCAGCCGTCACGGAGCTTCAGTTGCGACTCGCCCAGGTGGGGCTCTTTCGGGAGGAGGACGCGGACGGCCGGTACGACGGCGACGTCGAGGAAGCCGTGCGGCGCTTCCAGTGGTGGAAGGGCCAGAACAACCCGGACGGCGTGTACGACCCCCCTACCCGCCGCGCGCTGGAGGCCGAGACGCGCGAACCGTGA
- a CDS encoding HAD-IA family hydrolase translates to MTTALTARALLLDMDGTLVNSDAVVERVWRNWATEHGLDADEALKVVHGRQGWATMAALLPDRPMEQNRADNLVLLAQETSDTDGVIPVAGAPAFMAAVARLPHALVTSADLALATARMNAAGLPMPQVRVTAECVGASKPDPEGFLKGAAELGFSPADCVAFEDSEAGITAARAAGMRVVGVGPRALAMAPDLHVPDLTHLAVTAHADGTITLSATA, encoded by the coding sequence ATGACGACCGCCCTGACCGCTCGCGCCCTCCTGCTGGACATGGACGGCACCCTCGTCAACTCGGACGCCGTGGTGGAGCGTGTCTGGCGGAACTGGGCGACCGAGCACGGGCTGGACGCCGACGAGGCGCTCAAGGTCGTCCACGGCCGGCAGGGCTGGGCCACGATGGCGGCGCTGCTCCCGGACCGCCCCATGGAGCAGAACCGCGCCGACAACCTCGTACTGCTCGCCCAGGAGACGTCCGACACCGACGGTGTGATCCCCGTCGCCGGCGCCCCCGCCTTCATGGCCGCCGTCGCCCGCCTGCCGCACGCCCTGGTCACCTCGGCCGACCTCGCGCTGGCCACGGCCCGCATGAACGCGGCCGGGCTGCCGATGCCGCAGGTGCGCGTGACGGCCGAGTGCGTCGGTGCGAGCAAGCCGGATCCCGAGGGCTTCCTCAAGGGCGCGGCCGAACTGGGCTTCTCTCCTGCGGACTGTGTGGCGTTCGAGGACTCGGAGGCCGGCATCACGGCCGCCCGCGCTGCGGGCATGCGCGTGGTCGGTGTGGGGCCCCGCGCGCTGGCGATGGCACCGGACCTCCACGTACCGGACCTCACACACCTCGCCGTGACCGCGCACGCGGACGGCACGATCACACTGAGCGCCACCGCCTGA
- a CDS encoding O-methyltransferase: MTNDQWQAVDGYISDLLVPQDEALTEALAASDAAGLPAISVAPNQGKLLHLLARTQGARTALEIGTLGGYSTIWLARALPADGRLISLEYDPAHADVARANIARAGLDKVAEVRTGAALDTLPRIAAEPGAGPFDLVFIDADKRNNPRYVEWALRLTSPGSLIIVDNVVRGGAVVDGSSEDPSIVGTREMFELVAREPRLDATAVQTVGVKGYDGLLVARVIA, from the coding sequence ATGACCAACGATCAATGGCAGGCCGTCGACGGCTACATCAGCGATCTCCTCGTTCCCCAGGACGAGGCCCTGACCGAAGCCCTCGCCGCGAGCGACGCGGCGGGGCTGCCCGCGATCAGTGTGGCGCCCAACCAGGGCAAGCTGCTGCATCTGCTGGCCCGTACGCAAGGCGCGCGCACGGCGCTGGAGATCGGCACGCTGGGCGGCTACAGCACGATCTGGCTGGCGCGGGCGCTGCCGGCCGACGGGCGGCTGATCTCGCTCGAGTACGACCCGGCCCACGCGGACGTCGCCCGCGCGAACATCGCGCGGGCCGGCCTGGACAAGGTCGCCGAGGTCCGCACCGGCGCGGCCCTCGACACCCTGCCCCGCATCGCCGCGGAACCCGGCGCCGGCCCCTTCGACCTCGTCTTCATCGACGCGGACAAACGCAACAACCCGCGTTACGTGGAGTGGGCGCTGCGCCTGACCAGCCCCGGCAGTCTGATCATCGTCGACAACGTGGTGCGCGGCGGGGCCGTCGTCGACGGCTCCAGCGAGGACCCGTCGATCGTCGGGACGCGGGAGATGTTCGAACTCGTGGCGCGTGAGCCGAGGCTGGACGCGACGGCGGTGCAGACGGTGGGGGTGAAGGGGTACGACGGGTTGCTGGTGGCGCGGGTCATCGCGTGA
- a CDS encoding antibiotic biosynthesis monooxygenase family protein — protein sequence MSIVKINVLTVPDEQRDVLEKRFASRAGAVESSDGFEWFELLRPVEGTDQYLVYTRWRDEASFQAWMEGPMKAAHQGGGAQGGGGERPKPAATGSTVWSFEVVQQAAPKA from the coding sequence ATGAGCATCGTGAAGATCAACGTCCTGACCGTCCCCGACGAACAGCGTGACGTCCTCGAGAAGCGTTTCGCCTCCCGCGCCGGCGCCGTCGAGAGTTCCGACGGGTTCGAGTGGTTCGAGCTGCTGCGGCCCGTCGAGGGGACCGACCAGTACCTGGTCTACACGCGCTGGCGCGACGAGGCCTCGTTCCAGGCGTGGATGGAGGGGCCGATGAAGGCCGCCCACCAGGGCGGCGGCGCGCAGGGCGGTGGCGGCGAGCGTCCCAAGCCCGCCGCCACCGGGTCCACCGTGTGGTCGTTCGAGGTCGTGCAGCAGGCCGCGCCCAAGGCGTGA
- a CDS encoding MDR family MFS transporter, whose amino-acid sequence MAQEVSTAQVGPAPEGQARRTVLVAIGALLLGMLLAALDQTIVATALPTIVSELGGMDHLSWVVTAYMLAATAATPLWGKLGDQYGRKKLFQTAIVIFLIGSALCGIAQDMPQLIVFRAVQGLGGGGLMVLSMAIVGDLVPPRERGKYQGLFGAVFGATSVLGPLLGGFFTEHLTWRWVFYINLPIGVVALLVIAAMLHIPVRKTRHTIDYLGTFLIASAATCLVLVASLGGTTWAWGSAQIIALAVLGAVLLAVFVAVERNAAEPVLPLKLFRIRTFTLVAVISFVIGFAMFGAMTYLPTFLQVVQGISPTMSGVHMLPMVFGLLITSTASGQIVSRTGRWKVFPILGTAVTALGLLLLHQLRESSSTWQTSLFFFVFGAGLGLVMQVLVLVVQNAVGYEDLGVATSGATFFRSIGASFGVAIFGTIFTNRLEHKLTDALAGRPVPPGAGPAELAADPRAIAELPADLRPSVLHAYSTSITDVFLYAVPVVVLAFLIAWFLKEDKLRASVTAPDPTETLASNPVERSSHDEVARALSLLGSREGRRHIYEKITERAGYDLLPASSWLLLRMKRHGVVEPALLAEATPVPLRAITEAARQVEGSGLARREGLELMLTDRGAEAAVRLAQAREDSLAELLGDWWGPDRPTDLVQLVHELNLELCGSDDERPHSPEPRRDHEAPHRGHPVV is encoded by the coding sequence ATGGCCCAGGAAGTGAGCACCGCTCAGGTGGGGCCCGCCCCCGAGGGGCAGGCACGGCGGACGGTCCTCGTCGCCATCGGCGCGCTGCTGCTGGGAATGCTGCTTGCCGCCCTCGACCAGACGATCGTCGCCACCGCGCTGCCGACGATCGTCAGCGAACTCGGCGGCATGGACCATCTCTCATGGGTGGTCACGGCCTACATGCTCGCCGCGACCGCCGCCACTCCGCTGTGGGGAAAGCTCGGCGACCAGTACGGCCGCAAGAAGCTGTTCCAGACGGCCATCGTCATCTTCCTGATCGGCTCCGCCCTGTGCGGCATCGCCCAGGACATGCCCCAGCTGATCGTCTTCCGCGCGGTCCAGGGCCTTGGCGGCGGCGGGCTGATGGTGTTGTCGATGGCCATCGTCGGGGACCTCGTACCGCCCCGTGAACGCGGCAAGTACCAGGGGCTGTTCGGCGCGGTCTTCGGGGCCACGAGCGTCCTCGGGCCACTCCTCGGCGGCTTCTTCACCGAACACCTCACCTGGCGCTGGGTCTTCTACATCAATCTGCCCATCGGCGTCGTCGCCCTGCTCGTCATCGCCGCCATGCTGCACATCCCGGTACGGAAGACCCGTCACACCATCGACTACCTCGGCACCTTCCTCATCGCCTCCGCCGCCACCTGCCTCGTCCTCGTCGCCTCCCTCGGCGGCACGACCTGGGCCTGGGGCTCGGCGCAGATCATCGCTCTCGCCGTCCTCGGAGCCGTGCTCCTCGCCGTGTTCGTCGCCGTCGAACGCAACGCGGCCGAACCGGTCCTGCCGCTGAAGCTGTTCCGGATCAGGACCTTCACGCTCGTCGCCGTCATCAGCTTCGTGATCGGCTTCGCGATGTTCGGCGCGATGACGTACCTGCCGACGTTCCTCCAAGTCGTCCAGGGCATCTCACCGACCATGTCCGGCGTGCACATGCTGCCGATGGTGTTCGGCCTGCTGATCACCTCGACCGCGTCCGGGCAGATCGTCAGCCGTACCGGCCGCTGGAAGGTCTTCCCCATCCTGGGCACGGCGGTCACGGCCCTCGGACTGCTGCTGCTCCACCAGCTCCGGGAGTCCAGCTCCACCTGGCAGACGAGCCTGTTCTTCTTCGTCTTCGGCGCCGGACTCGGCCTCGTCATGCAGGTCCTCGTCCTCGTCGTGCAGAACGCCGTCGGTTACGAGGACCTCGGCGTCGCCACGTCCGGTGCGACGTTCTTCCGTTCCATCGGTGCCTCGTTCGGCGTCGCGATCTTCGGCACGATCTTCACCAACCGGCTGGAGCACAAGCTCACCGACGCCCTCGCTGGCCGCCCGGTCCCGCCCGGCGCCGGGCCCGCTGAGCTGGCCGCCGACCCGCGTGCCATCGCGGAGCTGCCGGCCGACCTGCGTCCGTCGGTGCTGCACGCGTACTCCACGTCCATCACCGACGTCTTCCTGTACGCCGTGCCGGTCGTCGTGCTCGCCTTCCTCATCGCCTGGTTCCTCAAGGAGGACAAGCTGCGCGCCTCGGTGACCGCACCCGACCCGACGGAGACGCTGGCCTCCAACCCCGTCGAGCGCTCCTCCCACGACGAGGTCGCGCGGGCCCTGTCGCTGCTCGGCTCCCGCGAGGGCCGGCGGCACATCTACGAGAAGATCACCGAACGGGCCGGTTACGACCTGCTGCCCGCCTCGAGCTGGCTGCTGCTGCGCATGAAGCGCCACGGCGTCGTCGAACCGGCCCTGCTCGCCGAGGCCACGCCGGTGCCGCTGCGGGCCATCACGGAGGCCGCCCGCCAGGTCGAGGGGAGTGGCCTCGCCCGCCGCGAGGGCCTCGAGCTGATGCTCACCGACCGGGGAGCGGAGGCGGCCGTGCGCCTGGCGCAGGCGCGTGAGGACTCGCTCGCCGAACTGCTCGGCGACTGGTGGGGCCCGGACCGGCCGACCGACCTCGTACAGCTGGTCCACGAGCTGAACTTGGAACTGTGCGGCTCCGACGACGAGCGGCCGCACAGCCCCGAGCCGCGCCGCGACCACGAGGCCCCGCACCGAGGCCACCCGGTCGTCTGA
- a CDS encoding GNAT family N-acetyltransferase yields MTLWTLAAEPFDSPDATALRRAYYHDVASRYWGRPATTEEVDDGLTGDGAEQLTPPTGRFVVGRYGGEAAACGGVLMLDDERAELTRVFLRHDFRGRGGAGLLMERLEHEARVLGARRMVLNTRLDLVEARALYVRHGYAEIPAYCTGPYMEIWYGKELKDL; encoded by the coding sequence ATGACCCTCTGGACCCTGGCCGCCGAGCCGTTCGACTCCCCCGACGCCACCGCGCTGCGGCGCGCGTACTACCACGATGTGGCGAGCCGATACTGGGGCCGGCCCGCGACCACCGAAGAGGTCGACGACGGGCTCACGGGCGACGGCGCCGAGCAGCTGACACCGCCCACGGGCCGGTTCGTCGTCGGCCGGTACGGCGGCGAGGCGGCGGCCTGCGGCGGGGTGCTGATGCTGGACGACGAACGCGCCGAACTCACGCGGGTGTTCCTGCGGCACGACTTCCGCGGCCGGGGCGGCGCCGGTCTGCTGATGGAGAGGCTCGAGCACGAGGCCCGCGTGCTCGGCGCCCGCCGGATGGTGCTCAACACCCGCCTGGATCTGGTCGAGGCCCGCGCGCTGTACGTCCGGCACGGCTACGCGGAGATACCGGCGTACTGCACCGGCCCGTACATGGAAATCTGGTACGGCAAGGAGCTCAAGGATCTCTGA